Proteins from one Cryptomeria japonica chromosome 4, Sugi_1.0, whole genome shotgun sequence genomic window:
- the LOC131063608 gene encoding small ribosomal subunit protein uS11y encodes MSGKKKTREVKEENVTLGPAVREGEHVFGVAHIFASFNDTFVHVTDLSGKETLARVTGGMKVKADRDESSPYAAMLAAQDVAQRCKELGITALHIKLRATGGNKTKTPGPGAQSALRALARSGMRIGRIEDVTPIPTDSTRRKGGRRGRRL; translated from the exons ATG TCTGGGAAGAAGAAGACCAGAGAAGTTAAGGAGGAAAATGTTACTCTAGGACCTGCAGTTAGGGAAGGAGAACATGTGTTTGGTGTAGCCCACATATTTGCTTCTTTCAATGATACGTTTGTG CATGTGACTGATTTGTCCGGAAAGGAAACTCTTGCCCGTGTTACTG GTGGCATGAAGGTCAAAGCTGAcagagatgaatcatcaccatatgcTGCAATGCTTGCAGCACAAGATGTTGCACAAAGATGCAAG GAGCTTGGCATAACTGCCTTGCATATTAAGCTTCGTGCAACAGGAGGGAATAAGACAAAGACTCCTGGACCTGGAGCACAATCAGCTCTTCGTGCTCTTGCTCGATCTGGAATGAGAATTGGTCGCATAG AGGACGTGACTCCCATTCCAACAGACAGTACCAGAAGAAAGGGTGGACGAAGAGGAAGAAGGCTGTAG